One genomic segment of Hordeum vulgare subsp. vulgare chromosome 2H, MorexV3_pseudomolecules_assembly, whole genome shotgun sequence includes these proteins:
- the LOC123429794 gene encoding uncharacterized protein LOC123429794 encodes MAAATRIPPTLPECDDYDGAILLDMRCYMADLHNATTASGATSRGLPIQVTFRSARPPLLSYLCVHCPGLNFLRTSPMVVATDADLVLFRIPSNINASFDAQAWDYFLYRPRSHHLDLLPNPYPVSFRDSETALLSRQDGSWYAVAAISSWRPVYEANSNLIIRWDFCLHLYRSSDSEGWITMPMSLEELVRDKLVPLPGDVAEEVPYHKTSKTLTIGGERGTVAWVDLWRGILFCDVLGERPVFQDIPLPMPARGNWGRLLRQCEPNYIRDVDISRHKDTIKYIEMEIWPERKETKAPDNYLDWVRCKSNITQVIPAGWKARTWIMPIPVGSYTDWQPDYEVEVQDITMDTSCDPHQKNLLSKLTGSNTMPTLQKFPMAYPTISIDDDIVYFVYSNNPRHVERFELVIAVDLRNKTLQGVAEIDVQKCIIMPVFCTSEICRYLRKSTGTPEELKRSEKEAVKPTHKEDSKPTAVHVKGTGLQKVACE; translated from the coding sequence ATGGCCGCTGCCACCCGTATTCCGCCTACCCTTCCCGAGTGCGACGACTACGACGGCGCCATCCTCCTGGACATGCGGTGCTACATGGCCGACCTTCACAACGCCACCACCGCATCGGGCGCCACGAGCAGAGGCCTGCCGATCCAGGTGACCTTCCGCAGCGCCCGCCCGCCGCTCCTCTCCTACTTGTGCGTCCACTGCCCCGGCCTGAACTTCCTCCGCACATCGCCCATGGTTGTCGCCACagacgccgacctcgtgctcttcCGCATCCCCAGCAACATCAACGCGTCCTTTGATGCACAAGCTTGGGACTACTTCTTATACAGGCCGCGATCCCATCACCTGGATCTGCTCCCTAACCCGTACCCCGTGTCCTTCCGCGACTCTGAAACTGCCCTCCTCAGCCGCCAAGACGGCTCCTGGTACGCCGTCGCCGCCATCAGCAGTTGGCGCCCAGTGTACGAGGCTAACAGCAACTTGATCATCAGGTGGGATTTCTGCCTCCACCTGTACCGCTCCTCGGATTCAGAGGGGTGGATCACCATGCCCATGTCATTGGAGGAGCTTGTGAGGGACAAGCTTGTCCCGTTACCTGGCGATGTTGCGGAGGAAGTGCCGTACCACAAGACATCCAAGACGCTCACAATTGGCGGTGAGCGCGGTACAGTCGCCTGGGTAGACCTCTGGCGTGGCATCCTCTTCTGTGACGTGCTCGGGGAGCGACCAGTTTTTCAAGACATCCCACTACCCATGCCAGCAAGGGGAAACTGGGGTCGTCTCCTACGGCAGTGTGAGCCCAACTATATTCGGGATGTTGATATCAGTCGACACAAAGACACTATCAAGTACATTGAGATGGAAATCTGGCCAGAAAGAAAGGAGACGAAGGCCCCTGATAACTATTTGGATTGGGTGCGCTGTAAGTCAAACATCACCCAGGTCATCCCTGCTGGATGGAAGGCCAGAACATGGATCATGCCAATACCGGTTGGTTCATACACAGACTGGCAGCCTGACTATGAGGTTGAAGTCCAAGATATCACCATGGATACCAGCTGCGACCCGCATCAGAAGAACCTGCTGTCTAAGCTGACCGGCAGCAACACCATGCCAACATTGCAGAAATTTCCTATGGCATACCCCACCATAAGCATAGATGATGATATTGTCTACTTTGTTTACAGTAACAACCCAAGGCACGTGGAAAGATTTGAGTTGGTGATTGCTGTTGATCTAAGGAACAAAACCCTGCAAGGAGTAGCTGAGATTGATGTCCAGAAGTGCATTATCATGCCCGTCTTCTGCACCAGTGAGATCTGCAGATATTTGAGGAAGAGTACAG